A stretch of Salvelinus alpinus chromosome 4, SLU_Salpinus.1, whole genome shotgun sequence DNA encodes these proteins:
- the LOC139574142 gene encoding carnosine synthase 1-like isoform X1 — MLSLSSLPTTVVPSLPSSPGGCATGGPRVWSSNQEVALFQTLQEALREIDLPETQDLPQGMSHSELCVCVLGSPLPYLSLLLEAGQRSPGDALLCLSPSWLSHASPSLLVHKAVTFDLGGRTFLSNFNPPRKVTYFLSCDPWAEEEVTRETDCPSGGSGALCRFWGDVLTARVLLQKAKIHCPPTLALLLPPGQMGLEEGRTGGVEVVHLEKGVEGGMNSIRNKVDSFLESEDMKGSESVVLRRSGGTFVGEATSPPVYLSRNNRDEVWAKVGYLLPQLLPGEAVLLEAYCSPLKPGPRVEDRTWEQYTDCRPQVPDLSFRLCAIVSRSPLDLPLLYKLVCRVGVSDTPLSHSHSLSQSLETTLLECGFTDPTMATSLHRLATDTALSCLRVVMETESSMSAELRGGAGAQTDMIGVDLLFTMDGYIISPVVLGLHPSLCLRSSFPEQGMGLEGRDSGIEGWSRGTLLLTPLLRSQYYLMQEKTVLVVGAGGHSKKFIWGAAKKYKLKILLVDCDPTHFASQLVDHFLPLPDLPDHRRDDQHCSRICDWLLSSGLRPDGCVCFWDDCVVLTSLVCDRLGLRGPPPEAIRIAKEKSRTHRHLLGLLKSTGTNLTSVEQPSGQADGLVEFREGERRGRQQNGMVNGMVNMEGDSMRAMADFDRGDLFNEAMGKPDTTAPTSSSASASSSFSLSFGTFRPSAPLLSPSPSSYAVPCIHVESALDLEKAASGGEGGPGGASVGVVRFPAIMKLEYGAGAVGVRKVGSLEESLAHFERIGGDLREETDYPGIGLGWGNAMTLMEYVGGTEHDVDVVLFKGRLEGAFVSDNGPTRAPAFTETASQMPSGLAPDKRAQLIRAAHHACLGCGLQDGVFNVELKMTEVGPRLIEINARMGGFYLRDWIRQLYGVDILMAAFMVSCGVRPCLPSATALPARGHFAGVMVVVSQHLQALRSTASPERLRGLHQDGALWLNELAEEDELISGEYEEPFCNVGVRDAHNAANARQRLLAICQGLGLHCPPRYDLGYFLSHFN, encoded by the exons ATG ctctctctcagctctctccccaCCACCGTTGTCCccagcctcccctcctctccaggaGGATGTGCTACTGGGGGACCGAGGGTATGGTCCTCCAACCAGGAGGTAGCTCTGTTCCAGACCCTGCAAGAGGCTCTGAGGGAGATCGACCTGCCTGAAACACAGGACCTGCCACAGG GTATGAGTCACTctgagctgtgtgtctgtgttttgggatcccccctcccctacctctctctgctGTTGGAGGCAGGCCAACGGAGCCCAG GAGATGCTCTCCTGTGTCTTTCTCCGTCCTGGCTCTCTCacgcctccccctccctcctggtCCACAAGGCTGTCACCTTTGACTTGGGAGGCCGCACTTTCCTCTCCAACTTCAACCCCCCTCGCAAGGTCACCTACTTCCTGTCATGTGACCCTTGGGCTGAGGAGGAAGTGACCCGGGAGACAGACTGCCCAAGCGGAGGTTCTGGCGCACTGTGTCGATTCTGGGGGGATGTTCTGACCGCCAGGGTTCTGCTGCAAAAGGCCAAGATCCACTGCCCCCCGACGCTGGCCTTACTGTTGCCCCCGGGACagatggggctggaggagggCAGGACAGGAGGGGTGGAGGTGGTGCACCTGGaaaagggggtggagggagggatgaactCCATCCGAAACAAGGTGGACTCTTTCCTGGAGTCTGAGGATATGAAGGGATCTGAGAGT GTGGTGCTCAGGCGCAGTGGTGGGACGTTCGTGGGCGAGGCAACCTCAccccctgtctacctgtctaggAACAACAGGGATGAGGTCTGGGCCAAGGTAGGTTATCTCCTGCCCCAGCTCCTCCCTGGAGAGGCAGTGCTGCTGGAGGCCTACTGCTCCCCACTGAAGCCTGGGCCGCGGGTAGAGGACCGCACCTGGGAACAGTACACCG actgcAGGCCTCAGGTTCCAGACCTGTCCTTCAGACTGTGTGCCATCGTAAGTCGCTCACCTCTGGACCTGCCTCTCCTCTACAAg tTGGTGTGTAGAGTGGGTGTGTCcgacacccctctctctcacagccACTCCCTCTCTCAGTCCTTGGAGACCACCCTATTAGAGTGCGGTTTCACTGACCCTACCATGGCAACTTCTCTCCATCGCTTAGCAACGGACACCGCCCTGTCCTGCCTTCGTGTTGTCATGGAAACAGAGTCAAGCATGTCCGCGGAACTGCGTGGTGGAGCGGGCGCCCAGACCGAcatgatag gCGTAGACCTCCTCTTCACCATGGATGGTTACATCATCAGCCCTGTTGTCCTtggcctccacccctccctctgtctccgcTCCTCCTTCCCGGAgcaagggatggggctggagggacgtgacagtgggatagaggggtggagtaggggcaccctcctcctcacccccctcctccGCTCCCAGTACTACCTGATGCAGGAGAAGACTGTGCTGGTGGTGGGAGCTGGAGGACACAGTAAGAAGTTCATTTGGGGAGCAGCCAAAAAGTACAAACTCAAG ATCCTGCTGGTGGACTGTGACCCCACCCACTTCGCCTCCCAGTTGGTCGACCACTTCCTGCCCCTGCCAGACCTGCCCGACCACCGCCGTGACGACCAGCACTGCTCCCGCATTTGTGATTGGCTGTTGTCCTCTGGGCTCCGCCCTGATGGCTGCGTGTGTTTCTGGGATGACTGCGTGGTGCTGACGTCTCTGGTCTGTGATAGGCTGGGGCTCAGGGGGCCTCCCCCCGAGGCCATCCGCATTGCGAAGGAGAAGAGCCGCACCCACAGGCACCTCCTGGGCTTACTGAAGTCTACTGGGACTAACCTGACCAGTGTTGAGCAACCCTCCGGTCAGGCGGATGGCCTGGTTGAGTTTagagaaggtgagaggagaggcagacagcAGAACGGTATGGTCAACGGCATGGTCAACATGGAAGGGGATAGCATGAGAGCTATGGCCGATTTTGACAGGGGGGATCTCTTCAATGAGGCAATGGGCAAACCCGACACTACCGCCCCTACCTCTTCATCCGCCTCAGCCTCCTCGTCCTTCTCACTGTCCTTCGGCACTTTCCGGCCCTCCgctcccctcctttctccctccccttcttcctATGCTGTTCCCTGTATCCATGTGGAGAGCGCCCTGGATCTGGAGAAGGCAGctagtgggggggagggggggcctGGTGGGGCCAGTGTAGGGGTGGTGAGGTTCCCTGCCATCATGAAGCTGGAGTATGGGGCCGGGGCGGTGGGCGTGAGGAAGGTGGGCTCTCTGGAGGAAAGCCTGGCACACTTTGAGAGGATTGGAGGGGACCTCCGCGAGGAGACAGACTACCCTGGCATTGGCCTGGGCTGGGGCAACGCCATGACCCTCATGGAGTACGTGGGAGGCACAGAGCACGACGTGGATGTGGTTCTGTTCAAGGGGCGACTGGAGGGCGCTTTCGTGTCCGACAATGGCCCCACCCGTGCCCCGGCTTTCACCGAGACGGCCTCCCAGATGCCCTCGGGGCTGGCGCCGGACAAGCGTGCTCAGCTGATTCGCGCGGCGCACCACGCCTGCCTGGGCTGCGGCCTACAAGACGGCGTGTTCAACGTTGAGCTGAAGATGACAGAGGTGGGCCCGAGGCTCATCGAGATCAACGCCCGCATGGGCGGCTTCTACCTGCGCGACTGGATCCGCCAGCTGTACGGCGTGGACATCCTGATGGCCGCCTTCATGGTGTCCTGTGGGGTGCGTCCGTGCCTGCCCTCGGCCACAGCGCTCCCAGCCAGAGGCCACTTTGCTGGGGTGATGGTTGTGGTGTCCCAGCACCTCCAGGCCCTGAGAAGCACAGCCAGCCCTGAGCGCCTGCGAGGACTGCACCAGGACGGGGCGCTGTGGCTGAACGAGCTGGCTGAGGAGGATGAATTGATCTCTGGGGAGTACGAGGAGCCCTTCTGTAATGTCGGGGTGAGAGACGCCCACAACGCCGCCAACGCTCGCCAGCGCCTCCTCGCCATCTGCCAGGGGCTAGGCCTGCACTGTCCTCCACGCTACGACCTGGGGTACTTCCTGTCCCACTTCAATTAG
- the LOC139574142 gene encoding carnosine synthase 1-like isoform X2 — MSHSELCVCVLGSPLPYLSLLLEAGQRSPGDALLCLSPSWLSHASPSLLVHKAVTFDLGGRTFLSNFNPPRKVTYFLSCDPWAEEEVTRETDCPSGGSGALCRFWGDVLTARVLLQKAKIHCPPTLALLLPPGQMGLEEGRTGGVEVVHLEKGVEGGMNSIRNKVDSFLESEDMKGSESVVLRRSGGTFVGEATSPPVYLSRNNRDEVWAKVGYLLPQLLPGEAVLLEAYCSPLKPGPRVEDRTWEQYTDCRPQVPDLSFRLCAIVSRSPLDLPLLYKLVCRVGVSDTPLSHSHSLSQSLETTLLECGFTDPTMATSLHRLATDTALSCLRVVMETESSMSAELRGGAGAQTDMIGVDLLFTMDGYIISPVVLGLHPSLCLRSSFPEQGMGLEGRDSGIEGWSRGTLLLTPLLRSQYYLMQEKTVLVVGAGGHSKKFIWGAAKKYKLKILLVDCDPTHFASQLVDHFLPLPDLPDHRRDDQHCSRICDWLLSSGLRPDGCVCFWDDCVVLTSLVCDRLGLRGPPPEAIRIAKEKSRTHRHLLGLLKSTGTNLTSVEQPSGQADGLVEFREGERRGRQQNGMVNGMVNMEGDSMRAMADFDRGDLFNEAMGKPDTTAPTSSSASASSSFSLSFGTFRPSAPLLSPSPSSYAVPCIHVESALDLEKAASGGEGGPGGASVGVVRFPAIMKLEYGAGAVGVRKVGSLEESLAHFERIGGDLREETDYPGIGLGWGNAMTLMEYVGGTEHDVDVVLFKGRLEGAFVSDNGPTRAPAFTETASQMPSGLAPDKRAQLIRAAHHACLGCGLQDGVFNVELKMTEVGPRLIEINARMGGFYLRDWIRQLYGVDILMAAFMVSCGVRPCLPSATALPARGHFAGVMVVVSQHLQALRSTASPERLRGLHQDGALWLNELAEEDELISGEYEEPFCNVGVRDAHNAANARQRLLAICQGLGLHCPPRYDLGYFLSHFN, encoded by the exons ATGAGTCACTctgagctgtgtgtctgtgttttgggatcccccctcccctacctctctctgctGTTGGAGGCAGGCCAACGGAGCCCAG GAGATGCTCTCCTGTGTCTTTCTCCGTCCTGGCTCTCTCacgcctccccctccctcctggtCCACAAGGCTGTCACCTTTGACTTGGGAGGCCGCACTTTCCTCTCCAACTTCAACCCCCCTCGCAAGGTCACCTACTTCCTGTCATGTGACCCTTGGGCTGAGGAGGAAGTGACCCGGGAGACAGACTGCCCAAGCGGAGGTTCTGGCGCACTGTGTCGATTCTGGGGGGATGTTCTGACCGCCAGGGTTCTGCTGCAAAAGGCCAAGATCCACTGCCCCCCGACGCTGGCCTTACTGTTGCCCCCGGGACagatggggctggaggagggCAGGACAGGAGGGGTGGAGGTGGTGCACCTGGaaaagggggtggagggagggatgaactCCATCCGAAACAAGGTGGACTCTTTCCTGGAGTCTGAGGATATGAAGGGATCTGAGAGT GTGGTGCTCAGGCGCAGTGGTGGGACGTTCGTGGGCGAGGCAACCTCAccccctgtctacctgtctaggAACAACAGGGATGAGGTCTGGGCCAAGGTAGGTTATCTCCTGCCCCAGCTCCTCCCTGGAGAGGCAGTGCTGCTGGAGGCCTACTGCTCCCCACTGAAGCCTGGGCCGCGGGTAGAGGACCGCACCTGGGAACAGTACACCG actgcAGGCCTCAGGTTCCAGACCTGTCCTTCAGACTGTGTGCCATCGTAAGTCGCTCACCTCTGGACCTGCCTCTCCTCTACAAg tTGGTGTGTAGAGTGGGTGTGTCcgacacccctctctctcacagccACTCCCTCTCTCAGTCCTTGGAGACCACCCTATTAGAGTGCGGTTTCACTGACCCTACCATGGCAACTTCTCTCCATCGCTTAGCAACGGACACCGCCCTGTCCTGCCTTCGTGTTGTCATGGAAACAGAGTCAAGCATGTCCGCGGAACTGCGTGGTGGAGCGGGCGCCCAGACCGAcatgatag gCGTAGACCTCCTCTTCACCATGGATGGTTACATCATCAGCCCTGTTGTCCTtggcctccacccctccctctgtctccgcTCCTCCTTCCCGGAgcaagggatggggctggagggacgtgacagtgggatagaggggtggagtaggggcaccctcctcctcacccccctcctccGCTCCCAGTACTACCTGATGCAGGAGAAGACTGTGCTGGTGGTGGGAGCTGGAGGACACAGTAAGAAGTTCATTTGGGGAGCAGCCAAAAAGTACAAACTCAAG ATCCTGCTGGTGGACTGTGACCCCACCCACTTCGCCTCCCAGTTGGTCGACCACTTCCTGCCCCTGCCAGACCTGCCCGACCACCGCCGTGACGACCAGCACTGCTCCCGCATTTGTGATTGGCTGTTGTCCTCTGGGCTCCGCCCTGATGGCTGCGTGTGTTTCTGGGATGACTGCGTGGTGCTGACGTCTCTGGTCTGTGATAGGCTGGGGCTCAGGGGGCCTCCCCCCGAGGCCATCCGCATTGCGAAGGAGAAGAGCCGCACCCACAGGCACCTCCTGGGCTTACTGAAGTCTACTGGGACTAACCTGACCAGTGTTGAGCAACCCTCCGGTCAGGCGGATGGCCTGGTTGAGTTTagagaaggtgagaggagaggcagacagcAGAACGGTATGGTCAACGGCATGGTCAACATGGAAGGGGATAGCATGAGAGCTATGGCCGATTTTGACAGGGGGGATCTCTTCAATGAGGCAATGGGCAAACCCGACACTACCGCCCCTACCTCTTCATCCGCCTCAGCCTCCTCGTCCTTCTCACTGTCCTTCGGCACTTTCCGGCCCTCCgctcccctcctttctccctccccttcttcctATGCTGTTCCCTGTATCCATGTGGAGAGCGCCCTGGATCTGGAGAAGGCAGctagtgggggggagggggggcctGGTGGGGCCAGTGTAGGGGTGGTGAGGTTCCCTGCCATCATGAAGCTGGAGTATGGGGCCGGGGCGGTGGGCGTGAGGAAGGTGGGCTCTCTGGAGGAAAGCCTGGCACACTTTGAGAGGATTGGAGGGGACCTCCGCGAGGAGACAGACTACCCTGGCATTGGCCTGGGCTGGGGCAACGCCATGACCCTCATGGAGTACGTGGGAGGCACAGAGCACGACGTGGATGTGGTTCTGTTCAAGGGGCGACTGGAGGGCGCTTTCGTGTCCGACAATGGCCCCACCCGTGCCCCGGCTTTCACCGAGACGGCCTCCCAGATGCCCTCGGGGCTGGCGCCGGACAAGCGTGCTCAGCTGATTCGCGCGGCGCACCACGCCTGCCTGGGCTGCGGCCTACAAGACGGCGTGTTCAACGTTGAGCTGAAGATGACAGAGGTGGGCCCGAGGCTCATCGAGATCAACGCCCGCATGGGCGGCTTCTACCTGCGCGACTGGATCCGCCAGCTGTACGGCGTGGACATCCTGATGGCCGCCTTCATGGTGTCCTGTGGGGTGCGTCCGTGCCTGCCCTCGGCCACAGCGCTCCCAGCCAGAGGCCACTTTGCTGGGGTGATGGTTGTGGTGTCCCAGCACCTCCAGGCCCTGAGAAGCACAGCCAGCCCTGAGCGCCTGCGAGGACTGCACCAGGACGGGGCGCTGTGGCTGAACGAGCTGGCTGAGGAGGATGAATTGATCTCTGGGGAGTACGAGGAGCCCTTCTGTAATGTCGGGGTGAGAGACGCCCACAACGCCGCCAACGCTCGCCAGCGCCTCCTCGCCATCTGCCAGGGGCTAGGCCTGCACTGTCCTCCACGCTACGACCTGGGGTACTTCCTGTCCCACTTCAATTAG